DNA from Fusarium musae strain F31 chromosome 7, whole genome shotgun sequence:
GGTTTGATTCGTCTATTCGCATGCAGGTTAATGAATATCATATATGATTGAATACCTTTTATGGTCGTGATTATTTTCGAGTCGAGACTTTGATAGTAACATAAGTTACTGGCTGCAAGAATATTGCAGCATCGAAGATGAACCAGAATTGAAAGAGTGATGAGGTAATACCATCCCTCCTCGATGTGACCTGCAGTCACCGAGAAAGCGAGTGCATGTATATATGGCTTGCATTAAAGAGGGACATTTCGAGTAAGTCATTACGCAAGGAgcaagagaaagaaagcaTCCAGAGAACAGCACACGGGCGTTATGTGACCGAACGGTTCTCAATGAAACAGACCCTTGAGTAGATACTTGAGTCTGCAGGCAGCCCTTGTATTCTACAAAGGTCGCTGGCAAGCCCGCTCTGTCTTGATGTTGTGGAAGATGGGTCCACGTGACACAGATGTTGCATTGATCGGGAGTTAACAGTAAACAGAGCGGCGGCAAACGCCTGGCAACAAAATAACGGGTACCAAGACGGAACGGGCGCTTTAATTTGAGACGCCATCGTCAAGTTAGACAGTCTACCTAGACAGTCTTCGTTAGTCTTatggatgaggctgaacgAGGCTTCGTTGGTGGAAGGCAATCGCCAGATGAGTATTTtcaatataaaaaaaaaagtaagatCAGCAAATAGCACGAGCAGCATGGCTCTTCACGACACCAATGGCATGCATGACCCGTCCGTTGACACAAccgtcaaggacaagaatcTGCTGATGCCGCTATGCCGCCATGCACCATGTTTAGTGCATGATTGCCGAGAATAGCGGGAGCTTAGGGGAGTCCGAACAGGGACGGATGGCTGGGCGGGGAATCAACAAGGGCTAGGGGGTTATTTTTAGGTGAAGCAGAGTGACAAACACGAGATCATGTGATGCATTCTCCCTCTTTCCATGGTTGACTTTTCCTATTGCGAGTTCTCCAATCCGATTTCATCAATCACCCTAAGCGACGCTCTAAACTTTGTAGGAGAGTAGACGCGTATGCCATTACCATGTTGTTTATTcgaagtaggtaggtatctagAAATACTACACCCGATTTTACCTCTCTATGCACAGGGATGATATAAAGAGAAACACAAGGATCCAGATTGTCAGTCAACACGAGATGACTGACTTCCTTGTCTGACCAcgggtacggagtagaagaGACCCAATGATCCGGGCCTCGGGGAAGCCTGTGTACAAAACACTTTTGTACAACGCCACCGTTGCAGCAGCTGagaggtactccgtacagtaCAAGCGTCCACTAACAAAAATGCAACGGCTGCAGCTCAGACCTCCACCCAAAAGGAGGGTGTCGCTGTTTTGACTTTAAAGTCAATCTGgtgtaggtacctatgtacCTCTCCTAGTGAGGTTAGCATGTGCTAACTAGGTAACTAAACTAAAAGGCCAACCCCTTGCTCCTCCTGCTGGCCAACCCAAACCCAACATAACGCCAACGCCTTCCCCTGTTCTGATCCCTCTTTTTTTGCTCTGTTgatttcttgtcttgtcaaCCTCTCGCTTCTGACTCTCGTTTGTTATCTTTGAGATCGATCAATTCCAGCGTTTTTGAGACTAGCAGCAGATCGTCGTAGCCATCGTTTCATCGACCTTTTATTGTTTCTCGCCTTTTGCTACTTCTCTACCTTCGCTATACGCTTCACCCTTGGTTCGCTCGTCGATTTGGACACGCTTGGCATCTTCAAGCCTACATACAAACGATCTACCCATCTCTTGGAACATAACCgatcaatatcaacaacatcagcatCGACACTCGGGACTCACTCATCGGTTCATCGCTAACCACAACCAACCACTGTGGCCGCTCTGATTTTATCTCGCTCGACCCCCCTTTCGCTCTCAAACCCACCAAAGATCCCATCATGCGTCCCGCCTCGAACCTCCTTCAGCTGGCTGTCTGCCTTTCCTCCGTTGCCCCTCTAGCGGCAGCATGGCCTAGCTGGTTTCCTCCTGCTGATTCAGTCGTTGTCCGACGCGTTGCACATGAAGCCAGTACGCTGATTCTTCTCACCCACCCATAGACAACCCCTTTTACTGACTCCTCATAGTGCCACAGGAGACCGGCGTTATCAAGGCTCGTCAAGACAAgaccgacgatgaagaggcttCGAGCACCCGAAAGAACACCGCCAAACAGACCAACTTGAACACCGCCAAAGTCGAGACGGGGACTGAGACCGGAACTGCAGACAACACAAAGACCGCTACCGAGacaggcaagaagaagtctgGCACCAAAACTGGAACATCTGCGCCCAAGCGCACAACCTTTTCTGCGGATGTCCAGCCCGGTGGTGTGAGCATGACACTTCCCGATACCATGTATGTTCCCACACCTCTCTTCAAGATTGGTGATTACGCCACCTTTGGCTGGAACTACACCTCACTTGAGGGCACACCAACCGCCATCGACGTCCTCGTCAGCCAGTCTTCCGCAGGCGAGACATACACTCTCACTGCCAACATGACTTTTGCGACCAACCCCACCTTCGTCTGGGACACCAGCAAGCAGGCCAACGACCCCGATGCTCCCCTCGTGGTCGGCATGtacactctcatcatcaaggattCTGACTCGGCCGTTACCGACATGCCCTCTCCTGGCTACCTGCAAGTGGAGAAGACCTTCCAGTTTGGCATGTACACACCTGCGGCCTACACACCCTATCCCCAGTGGAACTGTGATATCTGCAACAACTAGTCAAAGCATCCAGTGCCGTTTCTgctttttatctctttttttgcAACTGATCTTTTGGAGTTTTTATTGGGGGTGTTATGGACAGGCAAGCATCAGAAGGAGAAATATTGTTTATTGTTTCATTTTCATCCGGATATTTCATAGTTTGGTGAGGGCGTTGACAGACAGGTGTCGCTCTGATGAAGTCACATCGCAAGGACGGGGAGAACCCCAGTTTGGATGCTTATGATTAATCAATCAGGTGGTCGAAATGAGTTGAAATCATTCAATGAtcttatctattatatacaTATTAATCTCATCGGTCCTTGGTTACCGATTACGGCGAGTTTGTCTTCAGATAATCATAACCCCTGTCTTGAACCTTGTATCTCTGGTCGTCAATTAAGGTTCTCAGATGCGTTGAACCCCATAATAAGCTTAGCTCGCCTATAGAATCAGTTACATGTGTGCTTCGAGTCTATTTCCACATATCGTGGTAAACGTTGGTGGCTTCTATCGCCTCCCAGGAACAATGTTGAAATTGGCGCAAACCTAGGGTGCACATAAACTTAGACCATACGCAACTGAAACCCTGCCCCCCTTTCTTCTTTATCGCGCCCCTGAAAAATGCCACTGAGGTCAGCATCGCCCAGTGGTGCAGCCTGTCCACCGCGCACAGGCGCATGAGGCTCTGCACGCCTTCGCCGTTCCTGGTTCGCCTTACTAGGGAACGTTGGGAACATGCTCTCTGGTTTGGGCTTTGGGTCCTGTCTGAAGTACTCGTGCTGAAGCATCTCACTCGCCGATGGTCTTCTTTCGGGGTCAAGTGATAGGAGACAACCTAGCAAATTGGCGCCTGCGGTGGTGAGGCCAGGAAAGCGAGCGCGAATGACAGATCCGGTAGCAGCTTGTGTCTTGGGAAGTCGTAGTGAGCGTGCATTCGGGAGACGACGAAAGCCAGGCCAAGTCTCTTCAGTGGGAACGCCGCAGAGCTCGAAGGTGCGCGAGACTTGATCGACTTCATTCTTGccctgaagaagaggctcCCGGGTTATCAGCTCGCCAAAGATACAGCCCACGCTCCACATGTCTACGGCCGCATCGTATGTCTTTGCGCCAAGTAGTAGCTCCGGAGCCCGGTACCAGAGGGTGACGACGAGTTGTGTGAGTTTCGGGGGAGGATCGCCAACATAGCGGGCCATGCCAAAGTCAGCAATTTTCAACTGGCCACGGTTGTTAAGGAGGAGATTTGAGGTTTTGAGGTCGCGATGTAGAATCCAGTTGTCATGGAGATATGCGATGCCTGATGTAAGCTGTAATAGGAGGCGCTTTACTTCGGAAGAGAGAAACGGCTCAGGCATATCATCAAGAATGGATTTTAGGTCGTGTTCGACGAATTCAAGGACGAGGAATAAAGAGCTGAACTGTCTGTTAGCTGTACCTGGTCTTCTACACCAACCAAGTGTCGCGTGCTTACTTATCTGGCCGTGATACGTCGTCCCCTACAACCACTTCTTCCATGGTGACGATATTCCGGTGTTGGCAATCCTTCAGTATTTGTATTTCGCGCAGGCCTGTGACGGGGAGGCCGTTTCGATCTTGAGGCTCCAGCTTCAACCTCTTGAGCGCGACAACCTTTCCCGTAGCTTTGTTTGTCGCCCGCGCAACCCAGCCATAAGTCCCCTCCTCGATATCGTTTAGCTTCTCGTAATTCTCGACGCTTCTGCACTTCCCCCAGGCGCCCGCTGGAAACCGCAATAGCTTCGCTGGAGGTGTCTTGTCCTGTTGGTTTGCGCCTGGTTCGGGGGTGATCCTACGTCGCTTCGAGGGCCGGTCATCGTCGAATTGGAGTGCCTTTTGCTGTGCAACTTCTTgtgctttcttctcttgttcaATCTTTCGAGCCTTTTCAGCCTTCTTGCgtcgcttctcttccttgagtTTGGCGTCGATACGGGCGTCTTCTTCGGTGTCGGCCCATCGAGACTTGCTGGACATAGCGGCCGTGAGAGACTGCGCGTGGCTTCTGTAACCAATTTATAAACCAGAAATCGAAACGCAAAAACTTCCAAAGTCACACGAAATCGACGCTGTCTAATAGTGCCTTGTTGTTTATGTGTGAAACGAGTTGGTGTTGCGGGGAGAAACGTCCAAGTTACCTTACGGATGGATAGACAAagtttcttatcttatcagtaaATACTTACCTTAATGTCTGTAACTACTAACTGAAGCTTCGACTCCAGAAAAGCATCGTCACTTGTTGTACTACTGCAGCTTACATGAAAGTGAAAGCATCACCAGCTGATTTATTCTGTAGCTGATTTAATTGCTCTCGCTCACAGGAGACAAGCCCAGAATGTTTAGGTCACTAGGCTCGAAGCCTTTTGCGAGACTGAAACTCAACAGTGGCCGCGGGTGTATACCACGGCCAAACTTGTTCAACCCTTGTGTTGGCCGGAGCTTCTCATCCACTCTTGGCCAATATCAAAATGCCACAGATATTGATGAGATATTCAAGAATGAGGACCACAAGGAAAGTGAGAGACAGTGGTCAACGCCATTAGCCAAGCAGCTCTTTGCTGCTATATCAGTGAGTGAACCCCGCTAGGCGTTCATGCTTGCTTATACTGACCATTCTTCATAGACAACCGGACCTGTTCCTTTGGCCAGTTACATGCGCATGTGCTTGACCGGAGATATCGGAGGCTACTACACTGGGGCCATTGGTCAAGGTCGGGATCAGTTTGGCACAAAAGGAGATTTCGTTACATCGCCAGAGATTTCACAAATCTTTGGTGAACTCATCGGTATATGGTTCATCGCTGAATGGATCAGCCAAGGTCGTCCCAAGCAGGGTGTCGAACTCATCGAGGTTGGGCCTGGTCGAGGTACTCTTATGGATGATATGCTTCGAGTATGTGACATTCATTGGTTGAGCTTGAAAGATTCACTAACTTGAATTATAGACCATTCAACGATTTCCTGCGATGGCTAATAGCATCGATGCTGTATACATGGTTGAAGCCAGCCGCGAGCTAAGAAACGCCCAGAAGCAACTCCTTTGTGGCCCGGATGCGCCATCATCAGACTCAAAGTCTGGTTTTCATAGCCCCAGCAAGTACAACGGCAAGCAGATTGTCTGGACCGACACTATCAAGTCTATTCCAATTGGTAGGCAGAGCTCACATAGTATCAGGGGTCTGGCTAACGGCAGTACACAGAAGCTGACAAAATGCCCTTCATAATCGCTCATGAGTTCTTTGATGCCCTCCCTATTCACAGCTTCCAATCCGCTtcagctcctcctccccaaTCAAAGGCATCTTCACCAACCTCGCCTGCTCAGCCACCACCCGATAACACCAAACCCGCCATGGAATGGCGAGAAATGATGGTCTCGCCAACACCGCCGGGCGTCACCCATGCTCAACTTGGGACACCGAAATCACAGCAAGATGAGCCACCTCCTGAATTCCAGCTAACACTTTCATCCGCGCCTACTCGCCACTCTCGTTTCCTCCCTGAGACCTCGACAAGGTACCGCAAACTCAAGAATATGCCCAATTCCGTCATCGAAGTGTGTCCAGATGCCTCCATCTTCGCTACGGACTTTGCAACTCGTATCGGCGGTTCTGAACAGTATCCCAAGACTAAGCCCAGCGGTGCTGCCCTTATTCTTGACTACGGAACGTCAGATACCATCCCTATCAACTCCCTTCGCGGTATCCGGCACCACAAGCGAGTGAATCCCTTTTCTGCGCCTGGTCTGGTCGACTTGAGTGCAGATGTCGATTTCACTGCCATCGCTGAAGTGGCTATGTCAGCGAGTGAAGGCGTCGAAGTCCATGGACCAGTCAACCAGGGTGACTTTCTTGAGTTGATGGGCATCCGAGAGCGTGCTGAGCAGTTAACCAAGGCGCCGGGCGTCGACAAGGAGACTGCTGATAAGATCGACGGAGCCTGGAAGCGCCTTGTTGATAAGGGCCCTGACGGCATGGGGAAACTGTACAAGGCATTGGCTATCCTGCCTGAGAATGATGGCCGAAGAAGACCAGTTGggtttggtggtgatgtcttGGGTTAATAACAGACATTGTCCGGCCGCTGTACTACATGCATCACGGTGCTCTAGGAGAAGAAAGCCTGAACGATATTGTAACAGTATGTAAATTGATCAAACCATTGTATTCTTATACGACAACTCTGATCTATCCAAACCAAACCCAAAAGCCCATATACTACACGCATCACTCACTGCCCACGTAAGGAAACGTTGCTTAATCGAAAACTCAGTTCAGTTCATTCATCAGTAAGATTTGATCCCTCCGACAACCCTACAATTACACAAAAAGGATGCGCCAAGCTTTGATCGCATGCAGATTCAGCGTAAGTCAAttgccctcctcctcttACTTCGTTTTCACAAGCTTTGcgtcctcttcgtcacttCCATCGTCCGAAAATTTGTCGCCATCCTCGCCTATAGCAAAAATGGTCTCATTCTCTAGTGACTCACGAGGAGCGGTCCGAGTGTTGTTTCTGGGTGGTTGAGCGCTGCTCTGCGACGCgcttgagaaggagaggcCATTGGCATTACTCGAGTCGTTGCGAGTCTTGCCCACTTCgacgtcctcgtcatccgagTCTTCTCCTGGAACACCGATATCGCCAAGGTCAAAGttgccatcgtcatcttgaGCAATCTCATCACTCATGGCAAAGCGGCGGTTGTTGGAAGTGGGACGCCAAAGGTAGGCGATCCATGCGACGTCAGCAAAGTAGACAACGTTCAGCCAGCCATCGAGGATGAACCATCGTGTCTTCCAGTGGAAAGGAACAAAGTCGGGATCGCTGGCTGAGGCAAAggtgaagctgttgaagaagaagaaaccaaAGATGACCATGAcactgatgaggatggcccACCAGAGCTTTCGGTACATGGCTTCCTTCGCGTGCTGCTTTCGCTCGCGGAGATCCTTGAGTGTCCAGTTGAGTGAGTTGAGTGTCCAGACATAGAAGGCAGTCAATGTCCCCGCCAGAGGTAGGACGATAAGAAGCACAAATGGGCCTGTATTCAGTCAGATACGGCCAATGAAACAGTTCATCATAGAGATCTTACCAGCTGTCTCGGGGGTGATGGAGAGGAAAGTCAGTGAGTAAACCAGTCCGAACAGGAAGTGAGCCGCTGCAAGCCATCGCACCCTAATCATGGTTCTACCGAGGGTGTGCTTCACAACACCATAGCCCATACAGACAATGAGTAGcaagaagaacgagaacGAGTTTCGGCCAGCGTTGAGAATTCCAACAATGGTAAGGAATACCTTTGAGCCAACATTGGAACCATGACGGTTCTGGTATTCTATACTCGAGTTAGGGCGGGTAAAGTAAACCAAGGGAGAGACAAACCATAGAACCCCCATGTTATGAGCATTTCCACCACTAGGAAAACGAGAATGGCCGTGATGTAGTTCTGCACAGCCACTGAGTAAAGTCAGTATGCAATTGGTTGAAGCGGGGTATACGAGGTTTCTGCTTACAGATATCATGCCTGTGCTGATAGTACAAGAAACCCCAGTAGGCAGCAAGCAGAGCATACAAGATACTCATGCCACCGTAGAAGGGCAACTTGGGGATCTGTGTTGCCTCCAGTTCGCCGTAAGCGTTGCGATATTCGACTACTAGGTCGTACTTCTTTGTGTTTACCACATCTGTAAGAACGCAGTAGTATCCAGTCTTCTTGATAGCATAATTGATTGGAGCCGCATCGTTGAGGTGGACAGCCTTTGTGAGGACCACGCTCGAAGACTTCTTGTCGACGTCGGGATGCAGGATGAATTTGCCAATATCGGTCTTGTTACAGTAACCTTGCTTGACGAAATCGTCACCGCAGACGCCAAGTCGCTGTCATGTGTCAGAGGAGTGCTTGTGTGGCATGTATATGGCATCGCGAGCACTTACGTTGCCGGGAGTATTCGGATCGGGGATTCCAACGAGGTTTCGGTCCTTCCACTCGAATATCACCAGACTCGCAATCGGATCCTTTACATCAGagttgctggtgttgaggaacttgacgaggatgaatgGGTCAACGGGTCCACCCCATGAGGTCTTGCTGTACATGCCTGGAACATGTTAGATCCAAGAGTCGCATTGCACGTTGGAGGCATGACCTACCGGTGCAGTATTCTTGATAGCCTTCCTTCTCGCTCTAGATGACAGAGACGTTAGCATGATTGCGATCCGAACGCTTTGCATCGCAGGATGGAGGCCGCCCGTACCAGTCCAATCTCGTAAGCTTGGGTTGTCCAAAGGGACATGCCCAACACGAGCAGTCCCGTTAGGAACCTCATGATCATTACGTCGGTAGTCGCGGCGGGAGCTTCGGCGTGTTACGGCAAGATACGTGGAGGCGGCGTTGGAATCACGAAGGCCGAAGTTCAAGACGAGAGAACGAACGTGCGAGACCAAAGGGAGCTTGAGCAACGTTTAAGTGGTGGCGTGGGAGCTTCTGAATTTATGGAGCATATCGAGCCTGTCGAGTCCTTTCTGGCGTCGTCCCTATCGACTCGAGGATGATCAATATTTGGTAGAGTTGTTGGACGATACAGTAATTGATAAATCAAATTCGTTTCAGTAGTTAGATCGAGGTTTGAAAGAAGATGCCTcgagttaattaataagtgaCGAGTTAGTTACAGATTCAAGGGAGTAGCCAACGTGTATACGTAATTGGCCGCCGGTGATGCCAGGTCAGCACCAGCGGCAGGAGAAGCCAAGGGCCCCTGTTTTCCCATTGGCTCAATGGTCCACGATAGCGATAAGCCCCAGGTCGTCTCAGGCACCATGTTAGCTGCTAAGGTGCCTACAGCCTAGCGTGGCGGCGCATCATATGTAAGTTAGGTCTaacataggtacctattaGTTAGCCCATGAATGCGACTGTGAaattccatcttcatcaccataGCTTCCTTTTTTCTCCCCCAGTTCACGTTGAATCAGCGCAACAATGGGTAAAGGAACAGACAAGCTCTATGTAGGTCTCCTCTCCTAACAAATACCATGTTCCATCTGACTCAATGACTCCAGATTACACACTCAGAATGGTCCTCAGTCGATGCCTTCTCCCCAAGTGTTGGCGCAGGCGCGTCTTCTCGCAATCAAAACGCCAGCGCATCATTTCGCCGTCTTCCCTTTAACTTTTGCGCAGCCAGTCTCCAACCCTTCAAGAACCCTGTCTGCACCCCTGATGGAACAATCTTCGACGTTGAGGTCATCGGCGCCTGGCTTGACAAGCACCCCAACCAGAACCCCGTCACTGGCGAGCCTCTGCAAAAAAAAGATCTGATCCGTCTTAACTTTGCTCGGAATTCAGAATCAGACTCTCTTGGTGCGGGCTTGAGCGACGGAAAAGGCGACTTGATCGATCCCGTCACCTACAAAGTCTTCACCGACAACACACATATCGTTGCCATTCGTCATGGGAACTACGCCAATGTCTTCGCTTGGGATACGGTCGAGCGTATGAATATCAAGGCCAAATCCTGGCGCGAcctcgtcgatgatgaagagtttACTCGCGCCGACATAATTACACTCCAGGATCCCCAGAATGCGGCCAGTCGCAACCTGGACCAGTTCAAGTATCTGAAGGATGGCGAGCAGGCGCAATTGACCAAGGAACAGGAGGATGAGCGCAATGCTGGAAATATCAATTCCAGTGCATTAGGAAGCATGAGCGACAAGGTTTCACGTGCGAAAGCCGCTGTGGAGAAGGCGCGCAAGGCTCGTGAGCAAGGCGGTGATGTCAACCGTAGCTCGACTGCCCTCACCaagcctgctgctgccaataaTGTTGTCCGCCACTCTAtgatcaaggacaagaagctggCTGCTAACTCGGCAGCGTACACCACGGGCAAAGCCGCAGCCAGTTTCACCAGCACCGGACTGACACCTGAGACGAGCGGCGAGAGAGCTCTGCTGACGGATGAGGAGTATATGCTAAAGCCTAAACGAGTCAAGACAACCGGGTATGCCAGAATAGAAACAAATCTGGGTGACATAACAATCGAGCTGTATCCTGAGTTTGCACCCAAGGCTGTGTGGAATTTCGTCAGGTTAGCACAGACTGGCTACTACAAGGGTGTAGCCTTTCATCGAAACATTCCAAACTTTATGATTCAGGGCGGTGATCCATCAGGCACGGGCCGAGGCGGGCAGAGCATATGGGGAAAGTATTTCGATGATGAGTTCGATGGTCCAATGTCACACAATGCCCGTGG
Protein-coding regions in this window:
- a CDS encoding hypothetical protein (EggNog:ENOG41), with amino-acid sequence MSSKSRWADTEEDARIDAKLKEEKRRKKAEKARKIEQEKKAQEVAQQKALQFDDDRPSKRRRITPEPGANQQDKTPPAKLLRFPAGAWGKCRSVENYEKLNDIEEGTYGWVARATNKATGKVVALKRLKLEPQDRNGLPVTGLREIQILKDCQHRNIVTMEEVVVGDDVSRPDNSLFLVLEFVEHDLKSILDDMPEPFLSSEVKRLLLQLTSGIAYLHDNWILHRDLKTSNLLLNNRGQLKIADFGMARYVGDPPPKLTQLVVTLWYRAPELLLGAKTYDAAVDMWSVGCIFGELITREPLLQGKNEVDQVSRTFELCGVPTEETWPGFRRLPNARSLRLPKTQAATGSVIRARFPGLTTAGANLLGCLLSLDPERRPSASEMLQHEYFRQDPKPKPESMFPTFPSKANQERRRRAEPHAPVRGGQAAPLGDADLSGIFQGRDKEERGAGFQLRMV
- a CDS encoding hypothetical protein (EggNog:ENOG41); this encodes MFRSLGSKPFARLKLNSGRGCIPRPNLFNPCVGRSFSSTLGQYQNATDIDEIFKNEDHKESERQWSTPLAKQLFAAISTTGPVPLASYMRMCLTGDIGGYYTGAIGQGRDQFGTKGDFVTSPEISQIFGELIGIWFIAEWISQGRPKQGVELIEVGPGRGTLMDDMLRTIQRFPAMANSIDAVYMVEASRELRNAQKQLLCGPDAPSSDSKSGFHSPSKYNGKQIVWTDTIKSIPIEADKMPFIIAHEFFDALPIHSFQSASAPPPQSKASSPTSPAQPPPDNTKPAMEWREMMVSPTPPGVTHAQLGTPKSQQDEPPPEFQLTLSSAPTRHSRFLPETSTRYRKLKNMPNSVIEVCPDASIFATDFATRIGGSEQYPKTKPSGAALILDYGTSDTIPINSLRGIRHHKRVNPFSAPGLVDLSADVDFTAIAEVAMSASEGVEVHGPVNQGDFLELMGIRERAEQLTKAPGVDKETADKIDGAWKRLVDKGPDGMGKLYKALAILPENDGRRRPVGFGGDVLG
- the CYP8 gene encoding Peptidyl-prolyl cis-trans isomerase cyp8 (EggNog:ENOG41): MGKGTDKLYITHSEWSSVDAFSPSVGAGASSRNQNASASFRRLPFNFCAASLQPFKNPVCTPDGTIFDVEVIGAWLDKHPNQNPVTGEPLQKKDLIRLNFARNSESDSLGAGLSDGKGDLIDPVTYKVFTDNTHIVAIRHGNYANVFAWDTVERMNIKAKSWRDLVDDEEFTRADIITLQDPQNAASRNLDQFKYLKDGEQAQLTKEQEDERNAGNINSSALGSMSDKVSRAKAAVEKARKAREQGGDVNRSSTALTKPAAANNVVRHSMIKDKKLAANSAAYTTGKAAASFTSTGLTPETSGERALLTDEEYMLKPKRVKTTGYARIETNLGDITIELYPEFAPKAVWNFVRLAQTGYYKGVAFHRNIPNFMIQGGDPSGTGRGGQSIWGKYFDDEFDGPMSHNARGTISMANKGKNTNSSQFFIAYKPTPHLDRKHTVFGKVVENLNVLSKMEDVPTDGSNRPLNKIVIKDIVIFHDPFAEFQKQKQENERHTKEQEKIRLQGGTDDDKTTWTGKRIRNDGTVESTRAGESVGKYLKTATQQNTTTTNEADIEDVDTWEELARKKIKGGGFGNFDSW
- a CDS encoding hypothetical protein (EggNog:ENOG41~BUSCO:EOG092625OH); the protein is MIMRFLTGLLVLGMSLWTTQAYEIGLSEKEGYQEYCTGMYSKTSWGGPVDPFILVKFLNTSNSDVKDPIASLVIFEWKDRNLVGIPDPNTPGNRLGVCGDDFVKQGYCNKTDIGKFILHPDVDKKSSSVVLTKAVHLNDAAPINYAIKKTGYYCVLTDVVNTKKYDLVVEYRNAYGELEATQIPKLPFYGGMSILYALLAAYWGFLYYQHRHDILAVQNYITAILVFLVVEMLITWGFYEYQNRHGSNVGSKVFLTIVGILNAGRNSFSFFLLLIVCMGYGVVKHTLGRTMIRVRWLAAAHFLFGLVYSLTFLSITPETAGPFVLLIVLPLAGTLTAFYVWTLNSLNWTLKDLRERKQHAKEAMYRKLWWAILISVMVIFGFFFFNSFTFASASDPDFVPFHWKTRWFILDGWLNVVYFADVAWIAYLWRPTSNNRRFAMSDEIAQDDDGNFDLGDIGVPGEDSDDEDVEVGKTRNDSSNANGLSFSSASQSSAQPPRNNTRTAPRESLENETIFAIGEDGDKFSDDGSDEEDAKLVKTK